In Oncorhynchus gorbuscha isolate QuinsamMale2020 ecotype Even-year unplaced genomic scaffold, OgorEven_v1.0 Un_scaffold_2032, whole genome shotgun sequence, the DNA window cttccgcttctctctgtctccctcttccgcttctctctgtctccctcttccgcttctctctgtctccctcttccgcttctctctgtctccctcttccgcttctctctgtctccctcttctctctgtctccctcttctctctgtctccctcttctctctgtctccctcttctctctgtctccctcttcctcttctctctgtctccctcttctctctgtctccctcttctctctgtctccctcttcctcttctctctgtctcctcttcctcttctctctgtctccctcttctctctgtcttcctcttctctctgtctccctcttcctcttctttctgtctccctcttcctcttctctctgtctccctcttctctctgtctccctcttctctctgtctccctcttcctcttcctcttctctctgtctccctcttcctcttctctctgtcttcctcttctctctgtctccctcttcctcttctctctgtctccctcttcctcttctcatctcttcatCCCTTCATATGAAGAGGATGAACAGTGTTTGGGTCATCACCATGCTAATGTGGGGTggagacctgacacacacacaccaaactctcccctctctctcttctctttctctctctcctctctcctctctcctttctcctctgtctctctcctccgtctctctggGTGGGTAATTTCAGATTTGGGAAGACGTTaatactgtatctctctgagATAGCCGCCCTACACAGTTGAAATGAGAAACTAAGATAGGAGggtgttgtgtctctctctcctcctgcatgTGTTTGATCAGGTTTATTGAGACAGACTACTCCAGTTACATTAACACATACAACCATGACATGTCAGAGATCTTACACACATACTGAATACAACCATGACATGTCAGAGATCTTACACACATACTGAATACAACCATGACATGTCAGAGATCTTAGACACATACTGAATACAACCATGACATGTCAGAGATCTTACACACATACTGAATACAACCATGACATGTCAGAGATCTTACACACATACTGAATACAACCATGACATGTCAGAGATCTTAGACACAGACTGAAGACAACCATGACATGTCAGAGATCTTACACACATACTGAATACAACCATGACATGTCAGAGATCTTAGACACAGACTGAAGACAACCATGACATGTCAGAGATCTGATCTTACACACATACTGAAGACAACCATGACATGTCAGAGATCTTACACACATACTGAATACAACCATGACATGTCAGAGATCTTAGACACAGACTGAAGACAACCATGACATGTCAGAGATCTTAGACACAGACTGAAGACAACCATGACATGTCAGAGAtcttagacacacagagagagatacaactGAAGACTGAATCTCCTTAATTCCCTGTGAACGTACCGGTCTTCTATCAGGGACTTGGGATGAGTCCCACATGGCGCCCCGAATCCCTATCTAGGCCACTACTTCATAATCACATTTAATTGGTCGCGTACCTatttcatttttaaaataaattcagCCTTTATTTAAAGAGGCAaatctgttaagaacaaattcttatttacaaagatgCCCTACTCCCCCtaaaacctggacgacgctgggcagtGTGTGATACTGCCTGGGGACTGTAGTGAGACCTCTTGCActgggatgcagtgccttagactccTGCGCCACTCAGATGTTATCGCAAGTGCagagtaatgctggtgtttctatctccaacagtgtagtaatgctggtgtttctgtctccaacagtgtagtaatgctggtgtttatagctccaacagtatagtaatgctggtgtttctagctccaacagtgtagtaatgctggtgtttctgtctccaacagtgtagtaatgctggtgtttctagctccaacagtgtagtaatgctggtgtttctgtctccaacagtgtagtaatgctggtgtttctagctccaacagtgtagtaatgctggtgtttctagctccaacagtgtagtaatgctggtgtttctatctccaacagtgtagtaatgctggtgtttatagctccaacagtgtagtaatgctggtgtttctagctccaacagtgtagtaatgctggtgtttctagctccaacagtgtagtaatgctggtgtttctagctccaacagtgtagtaatgctggtgtttctagctccaacagtgtagtaatgctggtgtttctagctccaacagtgtagtaatgctggtgtttctagctccaacagtgtagtaatgctggtgtttctagctccaacagtgtagtaatgctggtgtttctgtctccaacagtgtagtaatgctggtgtttctagctccaacagtgtagtaatgttggtgtttctagctccaacagtgtagtaatgctggtgtttctatctccaacagtgtggTAATGTtgatgtttctatctccaacagtgtagtaatgttggtgtttctgtctccaacagtgtagtaatgctggtgtttatagctccaacagtgtagtaacgGATAGGAGGGCGAGGATAGGAAGGTGAGGATAGGAGGGTAAGGATAGGGCGGTGAGGATAGGACGGTGAGGATAGGAGGGTGAGGATGATGGGAGGGTAGGAGGATGGGAGGGTAGGAGGATGGGAGGGTAGGCGCCAGACGATAGGAGGGTAGGAGGGCGAGGACAGGAGGGTGAGGATAGGAGGGAAAGGATTGGAGGGTAGGAGGGTGAGGATAGGAGGGTGAGGATGAGGGAGGGCGAGGATAGGAGGGCGAGGATAGGAGGGCGAGGATAGGGAGGGCGAGGATAGGAGGGCGAGGATAGGGAGGGCGAGGATAGGAGGGCGAGGATAGGAGGGCGAGGATAGGAGGGCGAGGATAGGAGGGCGAGGATAGGAGGGCGAGGATAGGAGGGCGAGGATAGGAGGGCGAGGATAGGAGGGCGAGGATAGGAGGGCGAGGGTAGGAGGGCGAGGGTAGGAGGGCGAGGATAGGAGGGCGAGGATAGGAGGGCGAGGATAGGAGGGCGAGGATAGGAGGGCGAGGATAGGAGGGCGAGGATAGGAGGGCGAGGATAGGAGGGCGAGGATAGGAGGGCGAGGATAGGAGGGCGAGGataggagggagagggtaggagggcgaggataggaggataggagggagaTGATAGGAGGGTAGGAGGGTGAGGATAGGAGGGCGAGGATAGGAGGGCGAGGATAGGAGGGCGAGGATAGGAGGGTAGGAGGGCGAGGATAGGAGGGTAGGAGGGCGAGGATAGAACGATAGAGGGCGAGGGTAGGAGGGTAGAAGGGCGAGGGTAGGAGGGCGAGGATAGGAGGGCGAGGATAGGAGGGCGATGATAGTAGGAGGGGGGCGGATGGTTGTGTGCATGCGTAGAAAACATACATGCAAATTTCAAATTCTTTGACCTCTCAGAGAGGGTCTTCCTCGAGCCCTAGCAACAGTCACCTCTGGATAACCTTGACAACAAGCTGAGCTGTGTCTCTAAAGCATGTCAGTAAAGGTTGTTGTCTAACTCCCCGTCTCTTCAAGTTCTCTTGTCTGACGTTGTGTTTTACAGAGCCTTTTATTGGAAATACAAAGCTCTGGGGATTTGTCATGCATGTCTGATTTGGACAGTGTTCTGAGCTCTCAGTGAGGTGTGAGGGTGTGAGGTCTGAGCTCTGGAAAAAAAGATAAGTGTTAGCTCCTcggtagagagggagatggggtggtgagggaaatataaaaagaagggagaggcagggagaggaggagagagacaggatgatgagggatagggagagacaggatgatgaggcaggagggtgagggggaggcaggaggatgagggagagacggggagaggcaggaggatgagggagaggcagggagaggaggagagagacagtatgatgagggagagggagaggcaggaggatgagggagagacagggagaggaggagagagacagtatgatgagggagagggagagacaggatgatgagggagaggcaggagggtgggggagaggcagggagaggcaggagggtgagggggaggcaggaggatgagggagagacagggagaggcaggaggatgagggagaggcaggaggatgagggagaggcaggaggatgagggagaggcaggaggatgagggagaggcaggaggatgagggagaggcaggaggatgagggagaggcaggaggatgagggagaggcaggaggatgagggagaggcaggaggatgagggagaggcaggaggatgagggagaggcaggaggatgagggagaggcaggaggatgagggagaggcaggaggatgagggagaggcaggaggatgagggagaggcaggagggtgagggtagagatggagggtgagggtAGAGATGGGGGTTGAGGGGTAGAGATGGGGGTTGAGGGGTAGAGATGGGGGTTGAGGGGTAGAGATGGGGgttgaggaagagatggaggggaaagagggagacgggtgataatggggagggagggagagagaggaggaagaatgaGAGGAGGACAGCGGTTGTCAGTTATTCCTAGTCCTAATTTTGGAGCAAGGCCATGTTGCTATGAGACAAGGGGTGCATAGTAATTAACATGTCTGGTGTTGTCTCTTAAGTGTTGGGATCAGTTCTCTGTGCTGCTccgagacagagtgggagggtgggtgttctcgcttgtgtgtgtgtgtgtgtgtgtgtgtgtgtgtgtgtgtgtgtgtgtgtgtgtgtgtgtgtgtgtgtgtgtgtgtgtgtgtgtgtgtgtgtgtgtgtgtgtgtgtgtgtggtggtgggtcGAGTCCCAACTAGAACGGTTTGAGTCTCGAGTCGAGTCCCAACTAGAACGGTTTGAGTCTCGAGTCGAGTCCCAACTAGAACGGTTTGAGTCTCGAGTCGAGTCCCAACTAGAACGGTTTGAGTCTCGAGTCGAGTCCCAACTAGAACGGTTTGAGTCTCGAGTCGAGTCCCAACTAGAACGGTTTGAGTCTCGAGTCGAGTCCCAACTAGAACGGTTTGAGTCTCGAGTCGAGTCCCAACTAGAACGGTTTGAGTCTCGAGTCGAGTCCCAACTAGAACGGTTTGAGTCTCGAGTCGAGTCCCAACTAGAACGGTTTGAGTCTCGAGTCGAGTCCCAACTAGAACGGTTTGAGTCTCGAGTCGAGTCCCAACTAGAACGGTTTGAGTCTCGAGTCGAGTCCCAACTAGAACGGTTTGAGTCTCGAGTCGAGTCCCAACTAGAACGGTTTGAGTCTCGAGTCGAGTCCCAACTAGAACGGTTTGAGTCTCGAGTCGAGTCCAAGTCGTACGTTTTTTTCAAGTAAAATAAACGACACATTCAAATAGCTTGTTCAATTACACATCTGTGTCTATGTATTGATGCTACCAGACAGACATTCTCATTATTTTGTCTACAACATATTTTGAATACGTCATAATACATTTGAACAGATTCCAAATGCAGCTTCATCTTCATTTCATACTGAAGACGAGGAGGTCTGGTCTAGTAATTGTTGCCTCATTGCTGCTGAGCTTCAAGGTCAACAGTTCATATCCTGGATCCCCAAACAGTTTGTAGAGCTGAGTATTTACTATGAGTATTTACTATGAGTATTTACTATGAGTATTTACTATGAGTATTTACTATGAGTATTTACTATGAGTATTTACTATGTGTATTTACTATGAGTATTTACTATGAGTATTTACTATGAGTATTTACTATGTGTATTTACTATGTGTATTTACTATGAGTATTTACTATGTGTATTTACTATGAGTATTTACTATGAGTATTTACTATGCCAATCCTCTCGCTGTAAATCTGTTGGTCTCAAACGTTtttcaccccaccccaccccaccccaccccacccccaaagAGGAGGTTcacaacccccccaccccaccgcACCCCCAAAGGGGAGGTTCGCGACCCCGGTGcacaaccccccccaccccacccccaaagGGTGGTTTGCGACCCCGGTGcacaaccccccaccccaccccacccccaaagGGGTGGTTCGCGACCCCGGTGCACAATCGCTGCCCAAATGTAGCCTGCCATTGCAGCCATAAACAGCAACGCATTTTCAAACTGCAGGACACCGACGTAAACTACATTTTGAGATGGAAGTCATTCATGTTAGCAGCCAATATCAACTAGGGATATGATGTCACTTCTCTGGGGTCCAACAGGATAATACACCCTACCTTTCCTGTATGCAGTGGAGATTGAAAGACAAAGAAAGCACAGTCTGTCTTCAACTTGCCTGTCACTTTGGAgggccagcctgcctgcctgcctgcctgcctgcctgcctgcccgcccgccTGCCCGCCCACCTGcccgcccacccacccacccgccCACCCTCATCCTCCTGCCTCTCCTAGTGTGATGTTACAGCTGTCTTCAGACATACAGCCAGTAACCAGCCAAACTAGGTCTGTCTTCAGACATACAGCCAGTAACCAGCCAAACTAGGTCTGTCTTCAGACATACAGCCAGTAACCAGCCAAACTAGGTCTGTCTTCAGACATACAGCCAGTAACCAGCCAAACTAGGTCTGTCTTCAGACATACAGCCAGTAACCAGCCGAACTAGGTCTGTCTTCAGACATACAGCCAGTAACCAGCCGAACTAGGTCTGTCTTCAGACATACAGCCAGTAACCAGCCAAACTAGGTCTGTCTTCAGACATACAGCCAGTAACCAGCCAAACTAGGTCTGTCTTCAGACATACAGCCAGTAACCAGCCAAACTAGGTCTGTCTTCAGACATACAGCCAGTAACCAGCCAAACTAGGTCTGTCTTCAGACATACAGCCAGTAACCAGCCAAACTAGGTCTGTCTTCAGACATACAGCCAGTAACCAGCCAAACTAGGTCTGTCTTCAGACATACAGCCAGTAACCAGCCAAACTAGGTCTGTCCTCAGACATACAGCCAGTAACCAGCCAAACTAGGTCTGTCTTCAGACATACAGCCAGTAACCAGCCAAACTAGGTCTGTCTTCAGACATACAGCCAGTAACCAGCCAAACTAGGTCTGTCCTCAGACATACAGCCAGTAACCAGCCAAACTAGGTCTGTCTTCAGACATACAGCCAGTAACCAGCCAAACTAGGTCTGTCTTCAGACATACAGCCAGTAACCAGCCAAACTAGGTCTGTCTTCAGACATACAGCCAGTAACCAGCCAAACTAGGTCTGTCTTCAGACATACAGCCAGTAACCAGCCAAACTAGGTCTGTCTTCAGACATACAGCCAGTAACCAGCCAAACTAGGTCTGTCTTCAGACATACAGCCAGTAACCAGCCAAACTAGGTCTGTCTTCAGACATACAGCCAGTAACCAGCCAAACTAGGTCTGTCTTCAGACATACAGCCAGTAACCAGCCAAACTAGGTCTGTCTTCAGACATACAGCCAGTAACCAGCCAAACTAGGTCTGTCTTCAGACATACagccagtaaccagtaaccaaaCTAGGTCTGTCTTCAGACATACAGCCAGTAACCAGCCAAACTAGGTCTGTCTTCAGACATACAGCCAGTAACCAGCCAAACTAGGTCTGTCTTCAGACATACAGCCAGTAACCAGCCAAACTAGGTCTGTCTTCAGACATACAGCCAGTAACCAGCCAAACTAGGTCTGTCTGAAATATGAATGTGATCAATGAATTAGCTGGGTAGACTAATGTTATCGCTCTGGCCGAGATGTGTCCGTAGTGGATTGATAAACTGTATGGATTACTTTCTTTAATTATGGGTCATTTAAACGTAGGCATATTGTAGAAAATGAAACGAGAGCTGTTGTCTGGAGACTCGTCTGGAGACTCGTCTGGAGACTCGTCTGGAGACTCATCTGGAGACTCATCTGGGTCTGCTGTCTGGAGACTCATCTGGATCTGCTGTCTGGAGACTCATCTGGGTCTGCTGTCTGGAGACTCACCTGGAGACTCATCTGGAGACTCATCTGGGTCTGCTGTCTGGAGACTCATCTGGAGACTCATCTGGGTCTGCTGTCTGGAGACTCACCTGGAGACTCATCTGGGTCTGCTGTCTGGAGACTCATCTGGAGACTCATCTGGGTCTGCTGTCTGGAGACTCACCTGGAGACTCATCTGGGTCTGCTGTCTGGAGACTCACCTGGAGACTCATCTGGAGACTCATCTGGGTCTGCTGTCTGGAGACTCATCTGGAGACTCATCTGGGTCTGCTGTCTGGAGACTCACCTGGAGACTCATCTGGGTCTGCTGTCTGGAGACTCACCTGGAGACTCATCTGGGTCTGCTGTCTGGAGACTCATCTGGGTCTGCTGTCTGGAGACTCACCTGGAGACTCATCTGGAGACTCATCTGGGTCTGCTGTCTGGAGACTCATTCAGTTTCATACTCGTGACCCACTTTGAGAAGCACTGCGCCTGTCACCTGATCTGTATTGATTGACAGTTTTCTGGTCCAATCAGAGGGCCGACTGTGCATTTCACTAATCAATCTGTTGCaggtttatttgtattttttttgcaaTGTGCAATGCAGCGGCTGATATCTCTGGTGGCGCGGAGAGTAATCCTTGAGACTGGGCCACAAAATGGGTGACAAAATGTTACAAAACCTGGCTACAGAATTTCAAGTCGAAGTCAAAGTCCCCAAGTCTCAAGTCCCCAAGTCTCAAGTCATCAGTCTCAAGTCATCGGTCTCAAGTCCCCAAGTCTCAAGTCATCAGTCTCAAGTCATCAGTCTCAAGTCAAAGTCAAAGTCCCCAAGTCTTGAGTCTCCCAGTCTCAAGTCATCGAATGTGTGACTCGAGTCagactcgagtccaagtcatgtgactcgagtccacaacTCTGGAGGTTTCTGTGTTGTCATACACACCCTGGGACCCTTCTCCTTACCAGTAGATTATTCATCTATATCAGTTTCATCAATCACGCTCCTTACCATATCAGTCACAGTGACTCACTTCTCTCCCGGAAACACTGGctctgtcccaaatagcaccctattccctatatagtggtactactatagaccagagccctattccctatatagtggtactgctatagaccagggccctattccctatatagtggtactactatagaccagagccctattccctatatagtggtactgctatagaccagggccctattccctatatagtggtactactatagaccagagccctattccctatatagtgcactactttagaccagggccctcagGACCATTTAGGAGGCAGTCTATCATTAGACTATTAATACATGTAATTATGCTACAGTAACAGGCCTGTTAAACAGCTACTAGTTTAACAACTGGACTACACTGTAACCGAGAAgggcttgtgtcccaaatgactccctattccctatatagtgcactactttagaccagagttctatagggctctggtcaaaagtagtgcactatatagggaatagggtgccttttgggatacAGGCTTGGGAGTCGTAATGACCATTATATGGGTCAGTGGGCTGTGTGGACACGTGCATACTGGACATAGTtggaggcagggtgtgtgtgtgtgtgtgtgtgtgtgtgtgtgtgtgtgtgtgtgtgtgtgtgtgtgtgtgtgtgtgtgtgtgtgtgtgtgtgtgtgtgtgtgtgtgtgtgtgtgtgtgcataaagcCTCTAATGGTCCTGATATTACTCTGTTCCTCTTCAGATTACATAAAGCCTCTAATGGTCCTGATATTACTCTGTTCCTCTTCAGATTACATAAAGCCTCTAATGGTCCTGATATTACTCTGTTCCTCTTCAGATTACATAAAGCCTCTAATGGCCCTGATATTACTCTGTTCCTCTTCAGATTACATAAAGCCTCTAATGGTCCTGATATTACTCTGTTCCTCTTCAGATTACATAAAGCCTCTAATGGTCCTGATATTACTCTGTTCCTCTTCAGATTACATAAAGCCTCTAATGTTCCTGATATTACTCTGTTCCTCTTCAGATTACATAAAGCCTCTAATGGTCCTGATATTACTCTGTTCCTCTTCAGATTACATAAAGCCTCTAATGGTCCTGATATTACTCTGTTCCTCTTCAGATTACATAAAGCCTCTAATGGCCCTGATATTACTCTGTTCCTCTTCAGATTACATAAAGCCTCTAATGGTCCTGATATTACTCTGTTCCTCTTCAGATTACATAAAGCAATGGCCCTGATATTACTCTGTTCCTCTTCAGATTACATAAAGCCTCTAATGGTCCTGATATTACTCTGTTCCTCTTCAGATTACATAAAGCCTCTAATGGTCCTGATATTACTCTGTTCCTCTTCAGATTACATAAAGCCTCTAATGGTCCTGATATTACTCTGTTCCTCTTCAGATTACATAAAGCCTCTAATGGCCCTGATATTACTCTGTTCCTCTTCAGATTACATAAAGCCTCTAATGGTCCTGATATTACTCTGTTCCTCTTCAGATTACATAAAGCCTCTAATGGTCCTGATATTACTCTGTTCCTCTTCAGATTACATAAAGCCTCTAATGGCCCTGATATTACTCTGTTCCTCTTCAGATTACATAAAGCCTCTAATGGTCCTGATATTACTCTGTTCCTCTTCAGATTACATAAAGCCTCCAGCTCTTTCTCTTGTCATTGTGTTACTATGGaaatgtttctctctttctcttgtcatTGTGTTACTATGGaaatgtttctctctttctcttgtcatTGTGTTACTATGGaaatgtttctctctttctcttgtcatTGTGTTACTATGGaaatgtttctctctttctcttgtcatTGTGTTACTATGGAAATGTTTATATCTTTCTCTGGAGTTCAGAAGGGAAGGAGTCTGTTAACAGAAGTGTGGTTTATTTAGGGGTTTTTTGCCCAAAAAGCAAATTGAGTTATTTCACTTTTACTTTGATTTCTGATGCTGAATAAGAGCTTGATCTTTGGCCAGAGTTGTATTGTAGAAGCTAAACGGTTAGCTTCACTTCTGAATCTTGTACAAGAAGATTATTTTAGATGTACTGAGAGAATTAAatggggagggacctacctgaatttatCCAAAAGAAACTCTTGTTTTagtgtttggactaatgattacaccccaggtGTGCACATGCAAAACTGTGGCCCACTGAGGTTTCCCAAAACTGTGGCCCAAACTGGTTTCCCAAACTGGCTGCCAACTGAGGTGTCCCAAACTGGTGTCCCAAACTGGTTTCCCAAACGGGCTGCCAACTGAGGTGTCCCAAACTGGTTTCCCAAACTGGTTTCCCAAACTGGCTGCCAACTGAGGTGTCCCAACTGAGGTGTCCCAAACTGGTTTCCCAAACTGGCTGCCAACTGAGGTGTCCCAAACTGGTTTCCCAAACTGGCTGCCAACTGAGGTGTCCCAAACTGGTTTCCCAAACTGTTTGTGCTTTGACCCGATTCCATGTCCCTGTGGCCCAGCAAGGCCCGTACCCCCTCAAGCTGCTCCAGGGGCACTACCGCATCTCCTACTAACGTGTCATTTCCTGTCTCCCTTCAGGTGATCATCAACAGCACCATCACCCCAAACATGACCTTCACCAAGACGTCCCAGAAGTTTGGCCAATGGGCTGACAGCAGAGCAAACACAGTGTTCGGACTGGGGTTCGCCTCCGAGCAGCAGCTGGCCAAGGTACTGATTTTCTGTTACAATTTTAAAAGACAAAGCTATTCCATCACTACTGTTAAGATATAGCTGTTCCGTCACTACCGGCAACATAAAGCCATTCCGTCACTACCGGCAACATAAAGCCATTCCGTCACTACCGGCAACATAAAGCCATTCCGTCACTCCCGGCAACATAAAGCCATTCCGTCACTCCCGGCAACATAAAGCCATTCCGTCACTACCGGCAACATAAAGCCATTCCGTCACTCCCGGCAACATAAAGCCATTCCGTCACTACCGGCAACATAAAGCCATTCCGTCACTACCGGCAACATAAAGCCATTCCGTCACTACCGGCAACATAAAGCCATTCCGTCACTCCCGGCAACATAAAGCCATTCCGTCACTCCCGGCAACATAAAACCATTCCGTCACTACCGGCAACATAAGGCCATTCCGTCACTACCGGCAACATAAAGCCATTCCGTCACTACCGGCAACATAAAGCCATTCCGTCACTACCGGCAACATAAAGCCATTCCGTCACTACCGGCAACATAAAACCATTCCGTCACTACCGGCAACATAAGACCATTCCGTCACTACCGGCAACATAAAGCCAACTACCGGCAACATAAAGCCATTCCGTCACTACCGGCAACATAAAGCCATTCCGTCACTACCGGCAACATAAAACCATTCCGTCACTACCGGCAACATAAAGCCATTCCGTCACTACCGGCAACATAAAACCATTCCGTCACTACCGGCAACATAAAGCCATTCCGTCACGAcctctgtgtttgtttggtccagtatttgttgttgttgtttgggaACCACCTTGGATATGAGTTGATTAATCATCTCATGGGATTTTATCCTTCACATATTTTACAATGAATAAATAGTAGATAGTCTAGTTTGTCCCTGAGCTCATCATGTCAGAGTAACTCACCTCATCTCCACCATGGTTACATCCcaacggcaccctattctctttatagtgcactactttagactaaggcctataggggtgatggtgcactactttagactaaggcctataggggtgatggtgcactactgttgactaaggcctataggggtgatggtgcactactttagactaaggtctataggggtgatggtggactactttagactaaggcctataggggtgatggtggactactttagactaaggcctataggggtgatggtgcactactttagactaaggcctataggggtgatggtgcactactttagactaaggtctataggggtgatggtggactactttagactaaggcctataggaGTGATggtggactactttagactaaggcctataggggtgatggtgcactacagctagactaaggcctataggggtgatggtgcactactttagactaaggcctataggggtgatggtgcactactttagactaaggtctataggggtgatggtgcactactttagactaaggtctataggggtgatggtgcactactttagactaaggcctataggggtgatggtgcactactttagactaaggcctataggggtgatggtgcactactttagactaaggcctataggggtgatggtgcactactttagactaaggcctataggggtgatggtgcactactttagactaaggcctataggggtgatggtgcactactttagactaaggcctataggggtgatggtgcactactttagactaaggcctataggggtgatggtgcactactttagactaaggcctataggggtgatggtgcactactttagactaaggcctataggggtgatggtgcactactttagactaaggcctataggggtgatggtgcactactttagactaaggcctataggggtgatggtgcactactttagactaaggcctataggggtgatggtgcactactttagactaaggcctataggggtgatggtgcactactttagactaaggcctataggggtgatggtgcactactttgactAAGGCCTATAGGGTGATGATGgtaaggcctataggggtg includes these proteins:
- the LOC124024845 gene encoding 36.4 kDa proline-rich protein-like — its product is MHTTIRPPPTIIALLSSPSYPRPPTLALLPSYPRPLSFYPRPPTLLSSPSYPPILALLSSPSYPRPPILTLLPSYHLPPILLSSPSYPLPPILALLSSPSYPRPPILALLSSPSYPRPPILALLSSPSYPRPPILALLPSPSYPRPPILALLSSPSYPRPPILALLSSPSYPRPPILALLSSPSYPRPPYPRPPILALPILALLSSPSYPRPPSSSPSYPHPPTLQSFPSYPHPPVLALLPSYRLAPTLPSSYPPILLPSHHPHPPILTVLSSPPYPYPPILTFLSSPSYPLLH